In Capsicum annuum cultivar UCD-10X-F1 unplaced genomic scaffold, UCD10Xv1.1 ctg82960, whole genome shotgun sequence, the sequence TTTTGGCAATTTGAAGTCCAATATCTTCTAGCTCTAAGGGGCAGCTTCCTTTGCGGAAGACCTTCTTTGACAGGAGTTCCCAACTTTCTTCATTAGTTAGAAAGCGTAAATGGTGAGGAGAACCTTCAGGATTGGCGTACGATGCAACATCTCGGTTTCGAGTGGTTAACAATATTCTGCTCCCACTAGCTGTATTTGGGAAAGCCATTTTGAGGTCATCCCAAGCCTCCATTGTCCAAACATCATCAATGACAACAAGGTATCTTTTGCTTCTCAAATGACTAGACAGCTCTATGGCCAATTTTTCATCATTCATTTTATACATTTCATCTGTGATGAGACTTAAAGAATCTAAAATTCCAAGAAAGACCTCCTTTCGACTATACTGCTGAGACACATAAATCCATGCACGGTTATAGAAGTGGTATTCAATGGAAGGATCAGTGTAAACTTTTTTAGCTAAAGTCGTCTTGCCCAGGCCACCCATCCCGACAATTGAGATGATCTGTAACTCCTCTGACCCATTGGTAAGTAGACTCCTCATTGTCTTAGCCTCTTCATCAAAGCCCACCACATTTTCCTCTTCCACTATAGGAACTCTTTTTAGCGGAGGACTTCTGCGAGAAGACTCTCCATCATGTAGATTTTGAATCC encodes:
- the LOC124895564 gene encoding putative disease resistance protein At1g50180, yielding MADAVVEFLLLNLKQLLLYHVDLLSGVKDQVESLHRELSLMKAFLKDSREKRSEYEYVRELVSQITVVAYEAEDIIDTFVTNAAMQKARSTVRRAFHVFDHSSMLRNVAKEIESIKVKVKEIYDKKMFGIQNLHDGESSRRSPPLKRVPIVEEENVVGFDEEAKTMRSLLTNGSEELQIISIVGMGGLGKTTLAKKVYTDPSIEYHFYNRAWIYVSQQYSRKEVFLGILDSLSLITDEMYKMNDEKLAIELSSHLRSKRYLVVIDDVWTMEAWDDLKMAFPNTASGSRILLTTRNRDVASYANPEGSPHHLRFLTNEESWELLSKKVFRKGSCPLELEDIGLQIA